A window of Bacteroidota bacterium genomic DNA:
CGTGGTGCTGATCCTCACGGGACGCTTCGAGCAAGCGGCGTACCTCGGGCTCTTCGCGCTGCTGCCGATCCTGAGCAAACACCGCGGCTGGACGCACACGTACTGGGCGATGCTGCTTCTCCCCTCGCCGCTGGTGATCCTGCCGTGGCTCCACTTCCCCGAGCGCCCGCTCGCCGGCCTTCCGTTCTATGGCGCGGCCGTGGTGGGCTATTTCAGTCACCTCTTCATGGACGGCCTCGTGATCGACTGGAAGCGCAAGAAACAGCGGCGCTAGAAGGCGAAAACGGGAAACAGCAACGGGAAAGGTGCTCCTTGAGTCAAGGAGCACCTTGAGTCGATGCCGTTCCTCCCCGTCGCGTTCGTCTATTCCTCCGGTGCGCGCCACTCCATTCGTGGTAGCACGACGCGGTCGGGAAGA
This region includes:
- a CDS encoding metal-dependent hydrolase — protein: MADYKGHLSGAIVFFAVYFGALAFAFSVDQAYERFTEIELFAYPLALFALCVMFGLWPDVDTNSKGQNLFYSIFFIADVVLILTGRFEQAAYLGLFALLPILSKHRGWTHTYWAMLLLPSPLVILPWLHFPERPLAGLPFYGAAVVGYFSHLFMDGLVIDWKRKKQRR